In Tenebrio molitor chromosome 6, icTenMoli1.1, whole genome shotgun sequence, one genomic interval encodes:
- the LOC138134088 gene encoding uncharacterized protein, giving the protein MKFIIVLTIVGFALAEEGEKKHTKRGIEFGGYESFGHGIELGGHGIELGGHGFELGGGHHHEHVKTITVTKKVPYPVPHPVPYPVVKHVPYPVKVPVKVPVDRPYPVHVPKPYPVIVKKPYPVPVAKPYPVPVKVPVKVPYPVKVPVPVPKPYPVHIAKPYPVKVPYPVVVEKKIPVYTKEYHHHDFGGSIGGFGGHEIDVIGGGIELSHSLHL; this is encoded by the exons ATGAAGTTTATT ATTGTCTTGACAATAGTCGGCTTCGCCTTGGCCGAAGAAGGTGAAAAAAAACACACCAAACGTGGTATAGAATTTGGTGGTTACGAAAGTTTCGGGCACGGTATCGAGTTGGGAGGGCACGGTATCGAGTTGGGAGGACACGGATTTGAACTAGGAGGCGGTCACCACCACGAGCACGTCAAGACCATCACCGTTACCAAGAAAGTACCCTATCCTGTACCCCACCCAGTACCTTACCCCGTGGTGAAACATGTCCCCTACCCTGTTAAAGTTCCAGTCAAGGTACCTGTGGATAGGCCGTACCCAGTGCATGTCCCGAAACCGTACCCAgtaattgtcaaaaaaccTTATCCAGTACCTGTCGCAAAACCGTATCCTGTACCTGTCAAGGTTCCCGTTAAGGTGCCATACCCAGTCAAAGTACCAGTTCCAGTGCCAAAACCCTATCCAGTTCACATAGCCAAACCCTACCCAGTCAAAGTACCTTATCCCGTAGTGGTGGAAAAGAAAATTCCTGTGTACACCAAAGAGTACCACCATCACGACTTTGGGGGTTCGATTGGAGGTTTCGGTGGGCACGAAATTGACGTCATCGGAGGAGGAATTGAATTATCACATAGTTTACATCTttaa